The sequence GGCTTACCTGTCGTTGCAGCGGCGCAGTGGTGCGTCGGCGCGGGGCGCTGCGCGGCAGTTTCTGCTGAAGCGGGGGCTGGTGTTGCTCCTGCTCGAACTAACGCTGATCAACTTCGCCTTTTGGTTCGATATTCAGTTTCGTACCATCATGTTGCAGGTCATCTTTGCTATTGGCGGCGGCTTGATGGTATTGTCGCTGTTGGCCCGGCTACCCGTCCGCTGGGTCGGGGCGCTGGGTGCGCTGATCGTCGTCGGTCATTTGCTACTGCCGGGTTTACCGCCCACTACGCCGCAGGGGCTGCAAGTGCTCTGGTCGGTGTTGTTCCGGCCTAACCTCTTCACCGTCAGTCCGGCATTCTCGCTGCTGGTGGCCTATCCGCTGGTGCCCTGGCTGGGGCTGATGCTGATCGGTTATGCCACGGGGCCCCTGTTTGAGCGACCCCTCGCCCAGCGCAAGGCGCTATGGTGGCGGCTAGGGTTAGGTACGTTGGCGGTCTTTGGGTTGCTCCGGTTTCTCAACGGTTACGGCGACCCGGCGCCCTGGGCGGTGCAACCAACCAGCGTCTTTACGCTGCTGTCCTTTCTGAACGTAAGCAAGTACCCG comes from Fibrella aestuarina BUZ 2 and encodes:
- a CDS encoding DUF1624 domain-containing protein, whose protein sequence is MHRITSIDITRGLVMVIMALDHVRDLLHLPALTQNPTDLATTTPALFFTRWITHLCAPTFVFLSGTSAYLSLQRRSGASARGAARQFLLKRGLVLLLLELTLINFAFWFDIQFRTIMLQVIFAIGGGLMVLSLLARLPVRWVGALGALIVVGHLLLPGLPPTTPQGLQVLWSVLFRPNLFTVSPAFSLLVAYPLVPWLGLMLIGYATGPLFERPLAQRKALWWRLGLGTLAVFGLLRFLNGYGDPAPWAVQPTSVFTLLSFLNVSKYPPSLLYGLLMIGLMLLILALAEGADNAFTRWLQVYGSVPMFYYILHWYLVHISMVVMVLLQGYSLGQLPIGTLSFGRPPGAGVSLPVVYGVWIGLVLALYPLCRWYSRYKAAHPELGWLRYI